In Aquiflexum balticum DSM 16537, a single genomic region encodes these proteins:
- the nrfD gene encoding NrfD/PsrC family molybdoenzyme membrane anchor subunit, with the protein MQVTSSVREPLITGGKTLKDVTHDISRQVEGKPSMSWLLAFLVSVGALVLGFLALAATLWEGIGMWGLNKTVGWAWDITNFVWWVGIGHAGTLISAVLLLFRQKWRMAINRAAEAMTIFAVICAAMFPIIHMGRPWLGAYWALPLPNTFGSLWVNFNSPLLWDVFAISTYFSVSLVFWYVSLVPDFATIRDRATGIRKSIYGALALGWDGAAKTWSRFEAVALILAGLATPLVLSVHTIVSFDFATSVIPGWHTTIFPPYFVAGAIFSGFAMVLTLMIVTRKVFHLEDYITIGHIELMNIVIIITGSIVGIAYITEFFMAWYSGVAAEQYAFVNRMFGPYWWAYWTMMTCNVISPQLFWIKKIRTSIVATFILSLVVNTGMWFERFVIIVTSLHRDFLPSSWAMFYPTLSDVGVYLFTFGLFFTFFFLFAKFFPVINMFEVKSILKSSSKKINK; encoded by the coding sequence ATGCAGGTTACTTCATCCGTACGCGAGCCGCTGATTACTGGCGGGAAAACCTTAAAAGACGTCACACACGATATTTCCAGACAAGTAGAAGGTAAACCAAGTATGTCTTGGTTGCTTGCCTTTCTTGTTTCAGTCGGTGCATTGGTGCTTGGCTTTTTAGCTTTGGCAGCCACACTCTGGGAAGGTATTGGTATGTGGGGTCTGAACAAAACTGTTGGTTGGGCTTGGGATATCACAAACTTTGTTTGGTGGGTTGGTATCGGTCACGCAGGTACATTGATCTCAGCTGTACTCTTACTGTTCAGACAAAAGTGGAGAATGGCGATTAACAGGGCAGCAGAGGCCATGACGATTTTCGCTGTAATCTGTGCGGCTATGTTCCCAATCATTCACATGGGACGTCCCTGGCTTGGCGCTTATTGGGCGCTTCCTCTTCCCAATACATTCGGTTCGTTATGGGTTAATTTCAACTCTCCTCTTTTGTGGGATGTTTTTGCCATTTCGACCTATTTCTCAGTTTCTCTGGTATTCTGGTATGTCAGCTTGGTTCCTGACTTTGCTACAATCAGAGACAGGGCAACTGGAATTCGTAAATCAATCTATGGTGCTTTGGCTCTTGGCTGGGATGGTGCCGCAAAAACTTGGAGCAGATTTGAAGCAGTTGCATTGATTCTAGCAGGTTTGGCTACACCTCTTGTGTTATCTGTACATACAATTGTATCTTTTGACTTTGCCACATCAGTTATTCCTGGTTGGCATACAACCATCTTTCCGCCCTACTTTGTTGCAGGAGCGATTTTCTCGGGTTTTGCAATGGTATTGACCCTGATGATTGTAACCAGAAAAGTTTTTCACCTGGAAGATTATATCACTATAGGGCATATCGAATTGATGAATATTGTAATTATCATCACGGGTTCTATTGTTGGTATCGCTTATATCACTGAGTTCTTCATGGCATGGTATTCAGGAGTGGCAGCTGAACAATATGCATTTGTCAATAGGATGTTCGGACCTTATTGGTGGGCATATTGGACCATGATGACATGTAATGTTATTTCGCCACAGCTTTTCTGGATCAAAAAAATCAGAACATCCATAGTAGCCACTTTCATACTTTCTTTGGTAGTAAACACAGGAATGTGGTTTGAAAGGTTTGTGATTATTGTAACCTCTTTACACAGGGATTTTCTCCCTTCCTCTTGGGCAATGTTTTATCCAACTTTGTCTGATGTTGGGGTTTACCTTTTCACCTTTGGTTTATTTTTCACCTTCTTCTTCCTTTTTGCGAAGTTTTTCCCGGTGATCAATATGTTTGAAGTAAAATCTATTTTAAAATCTTCCTCAAAAAAAATAAATAAATAA
- a CDS encoding DUF3341 domain-containing protein, whose protein sequence is MERDKNFILGVYEDEDVLMDAVVKIRKAGVKIHEVYSPFPVHGLDEVLGYKRSRLPIAAFLFGLLGTILALTMQFYMMKFDWPMIIGGKDFAAVPSFIPVTFEMTVLLAAFGMVGVFLISSNLKPWGQPKIFDLRITDDKHVLAIDLAVNANFGEEKLREVLKSADASEVNKKSFE, encoded by the coding sequence ATGGAAAGAGATAAAAATTTTATCCTCGGAGTGTATGAAGATGAGGATGTTTTAATGGATGCGGTAGTCAAAATCAGAAAAGCAGGTGTCAAAATCCATGAGGTTTATTCACCCTTTCCTGTACATGGATTAGATGAGGTTCTTGGGTATAAAAGGAGCCGTTTGCCCATTGCAGCCTTCCTTTTTGGATTGTTGGGGACAATTCTGGCTTTGACCATGCAGTTTTACATGATGAAATTTGATTGGCCAATGATTATCGGGGGAAAGGATTTTGCTGCCGTCCCTTCATTTATCCCTGTGACCTTTGAAATGACAGTTCTTTTGGCTGCATTTGGAATGGTTGGGGTTTTCCTGATATCAAGCAATCTTAAGCCTTGGGGACAACCAAAAATATTTGATTTAAGAATCACTGATGATAAGCATGTTTTGGCTATTGACTTAGCAGTAAATGCTAATTTTGGTGAGGAAAAACTTAGGGAAGTACTTAAATCAGCAGATGCTTCAGAGGTAAATAAAAAAAGTTTCGAATAG
- a CDS encoding c-type cytochrome, whose translation MKIRHFIYLIGFVTMSFVMLSCGASGDDPGYEFAPQMYNSVAYEPLNQIVNEDEGSWLSSREDGKGEFFNSNINNPYRMNMREPVANTVPRTKDGSLPYRLKAFELEAAALNENPIELSDKVLAEGKVLYTQYCATCHGPGGEGDGKAGEVVGGVANLKGGAYINLPEGHIFHVIMKGKGRMGAHGSQIPQERIWKIVHYVKQEIQKQ comes from the coding sequence ATGAAAATCAGACACTTTATATATTTAATCGGTTTTGTAACAATGTCTTTTGTGATGTTGTCATGTGGGGCCTCAGGGGACGACCCTGGTTATGAATTTGCTCCTCAAATGTACAATTCAGTGGCCTATGAACCCTTGAATCAAATTGTAAATGAAGATGAAGGAAGCTGGCTTTCTTCAAGGGAAGATGGGAAGGGTGAATTTTTCAACAGCAATATCAATAATCCTTACAGGATGAACATGAGAGAACCTGTTGCGAATACAGTTCCAAGAACCAAGGATGGTTCACTTCCATATAGATTGAAGGCTTTTGAATTGGAGGCTGCTGCTTTAAATGAGAACCCAATCGAACTTTCAGACAAAGTTCTGGCAGAAGGCAAAGTATTGTACACCCAATATTGCGCTACTTGTCATGGTCCTGGAGGAGAGGGTGATGGAAAAGCCGGTGAAGTTGTTGGCGGGGTAGCCAATTTGAAAGGTGGCGCATACATCAATTTACCTGAAGGACATATCTTTCATGTGATAATGAAGGGCAAAGGAAGAATGGGAGCCCATGGTTCTCAAATCCCTCAAGAAAGAATTTGGAAAATTGTTCATTATGTCAAACAAGAAATTCAAAAACAATAA
- a CDS encoding quinol:cytochrome C oxidoreductase produces MAHGTTNYNLDQKFDFTAALKKSILMTLAIGAVILAVGIILAMTGGHEHAEGDGHAFHWYERLFANIWINNVYFTGISVIGVFFFAIQYAAQAGWSVALKRIMLSFGYWLPIAGVLMIGSFFLINHDIFHWTHSYLFDKSSPEFDYIIDGKGSYFYWPLEKGTFPLFFVIRMVLFFGFWVFFFNKLKSLSYEEDLQGGTQYFFRLRKWSAIFLIFFAVSSSVSAWDWVLSIDTHWFSTMFGWYVFSSWFVAGLSAITLVTLFLKGKGYLEMVNENHIHDLGKFVFAFSIFWTYIWFSQFLLIYYANIPEETFYFVERLQSDVYSPFIFVNLGLNFFLPFLVLMTRDAKRHGIFLKLVCSLIILGHWFDFFLMIQPGTLGQNGGFGLMEIGMLLVYGSAFVFVVMSNLSKRNLIAKNHPMLEESYHHHI; encoded by the coding sequence ATGGCGCACGGTACAACAAATTATAATTTGGATCAAAAATTTGATTTTACAGCTGCGCTGAAAAAATCAATCCTCATGACCTTGGCTATAGGTGCAGTTATTTTGGCTGTGGGAATCATCTTGGCAATGACGGGAGGTCATGAACATGCAGAAGGAGATGGCCATGCATTTCATTGGTATGAGAGGCTTTTTGCCAATATCTGGATCAATAATGTCTATTTTACAGGCATTTCTGTTATTGGCGTTTTCTTCTTTGCTATCCAATATGCTGCCCAAGCGGGATGGTCTGTAGCTTTGAAGAGAATTATGTTATCTTTTGGCTACTGGTTGCCGATAGCAGGTGTCTTAATGATTGGAAGTTTCTTTTTGATTAACCATGATATTTTCCATTGGACACATTCCTATTTATTTGATAAATCAAGCCCCGAGTTCGATTATATCATTGATGGCAAAGGGTCTTATTTCTACTGGCCGTTGGAGAAAGGGACTTTCCCATTGTTCTTTGTTATCAGGATGGTATTGTTTTTTGGATTTTGGGTTTTCTTCTTCAATAAACTGAAATCCTTATCCTATGAAGAAGATCTTCAGGGAGGAACTCAATATTTCTTTAGATTAAGAAAGTGGTCAGCAATATTTTTGATATTCTTTGCTGTATCTTCTTCTGTATCTGCTTGGGACTGGGTGTTGTCAATAGATACCCATTGGTTCTCTACCATGTTTGGTTGGTATGTTTTTTCGTCTTGGTTTGTTGCTGGTTTGTCGGCTATCACTTTAGTCACTCTCTTTCTTAAGGGCAAAGGATATCTTGAAATGGTGAATGAAAACCATATTCATGATTTGGGTAAATTCGTGTTCGCGTTTTCAATATTTTGGACATATATCTGGTTTTCCCAGTTTTTATTGATCTATTATGCAAACATTCCTGAAGAGACTTTTTACTTTGTAGAAAGACTCCAGAGTGATGTGTATAGCCCGTTCATTTTTGTAAATCTAGGTTTAAACTTCTTCCTACCTTTCCTTGTTCTTATGACACGTGATGCAAAAAGACATGGAATATTTCTTAAATTGGTTTGTTCCTTGATTATCTTAGGTCATTGGTTTGATTTCTTCCTAATGATTCAGCCAGGGACTCTTGGTCAAAATGGAGGTTTTGGCTTAATGGAAATAGGTATGTTATTGGTATATGGTTCTGCTTTTGTTTTTGTTGTCATGAGCAATCTTTCCAAAAGAAATCTAATTGCCAAAAATCATCCTATGTTGGAAGAAAGTTATCATCATCACATTTAA
- a CDS encoding cytochrome c oxidase subunit II, giving the protein MYGLLITVGIILLLSIIWMVYRIQTLVSVVKGSDKKIASGSNKINAFLFIVFLVGGGGWMIWYSIKEFDNYQLPIASEHGIVTDQLFWITMAITGIVFLITHVLLFWFPYKYQYTETRKASFYPDNNKLELIWTIVPAFVLAALVIGGWKAWSDITKPAPENSHVVELMGYQFAWEVRYPGLDNVLGENDYRLTNASNVSGVDFSDKNSFDDFSSPVVIIPKGEPVLFRIRARDVLHSVFAPHMRLKMDAVPGMPTRFWFTATKTTEEMRAELGDPEFVYEIACTEICGRGHNAMRRELRVVEPDEYRKWMSEQKPYIVNNPALVSDLPTELKELADITISEYKK; this is encoded by the coding sequence ATGTACGGATTACTAATTACAGTAGGTATAATATTATTACTGTCCATAATTTGGATGGTTTACAGGATTCAGACGCTTGTTTCTGTAGTAAAAGGTAGTGATAAGAAAATTGCTTCAGGAAGTAATAAAATCAATGCCTTCCTATTTATCGTTTTCCTTGTAGGTGGTGGTGGTTGGATGATTTGGTATTCCATTAAAGAATTTGACAATTATCAGCTTCCGATTGCTTCTGAACACGGAATTGTAACTGACCAGTTGTTTTGGATTACAATGGCGATAACGGGTATAGTGTTTTTAATTACACATGTACTCTTATTTTGGTTTCCCTATAAATATCAATATACAGAAACCAGAAAAGCTTCTTTCTATCCCGATAACAATAAATTAGAACTTATTTGGACTATAGTTCCAGCGTTTGTTCTTGCAGCCCTCGTTATAGGTGGGTGGAAAGCTTGGTCTGATATTACAAAACCTGCTCCCGAAAATTCACATGTAGTCGAATTAATGGGTTATCAGTTTGCTTGGGAGGTGCGCTATCCGGGTTTGGACAATGTCTTGGGAGAAAATGATTATAGACTTACCAATGCATCAAATGTATCAGGTGTAGATTTCTCAGATAAGAATTCATTCGATGATTTCTCTTCACCTGTGGTAATTATTCCTAAAGGTGAACCTGTGTTGTTCAGAATTCGGGCTAGAGATGTTTTACACTCTGTTTTTGCTCCTCATATGAGATTGAAAATGGATGCAGTGCCCGGAATGCCAACGAGGTTTTGGTTTACAGCTACCAAAACGACTGAAGAGATGAGAGCTGAATTGGGCGATCCTGAATTTGTTTATGAAATAGCTTGTACAGAGATATGCGGACGAGGTCACAATGCCATGAGAAGGGAATTGAGAGTGGTCGAGCCTGATGAATACAGAAAGTGGATGTCAGAGCAAAAACCTTACATAGTCAATAATCCTGCTTTGGTTTCTGACCTACCCACTGAATTAAAAGAACTGGCTGATATTACTATCAGTGAATATAAGAAGTAA